A stretch of Leucobacter aridicollis DNA encodes these proteins:
- the speB gene encoding agmatinase, whose amino-acid sequence MTEHTPQGPVDASLTPRYAGIATFAKLPRIEDVPAADIAVVGVPFDTGVSFRPGARFGPSHVREASRLLRPYNPAQDVSPFYVKQVVDAGDIVANPFNLDEAVDQVEAAATELGEKVDKIVTIGGDHTIALPLLRAINKKHGPVAVLHFDAHLDTWDTYFGAPTTHGTPFRRASEEGLIDMTASMHGGTRGPLYGKQDLEDDAMLGFQIVTSEFIEENGVPAALEKIRKRVGDKPLYISIDIDVLDPAHAPGTGTPEAGGLTSREMLRLIRGLADLHIVGADVVEVAPAYDHAQITAVAASHVVYELVSAMAARD is encoded by the coding sequence GTGACTGAACACACCCCACAGGGCCCGGTCGACGCGAGTCTGACCCCCCGCTACGCCGGGATCGCCACGTTCGCCAAGCTGCCCCGTATCGAGGACGTGCCCGCGGCAGATATCGCCGTCGTCGGCGTCCCGTTCGACACCGGCGTGAGCTTCCGCCCGGGCGCTCGTTTCGGTCCGTCGCACGTGCGCGAGGCATCGCGCCTCCTGCGCCCCTACAACCCCGCGCAGGACGTCTCGCCGTTCTACGTGAAGCAGGTTGTCGACGCCGGCGACATTGTGGCGAACCCGTTCAACCTCGACGAGGCCGTCGACCAGGTCGAAGCCGCCGCAACCGAGCTCGGCGAGAAGGTCGACAAGATTGTCACCATCGGTGGCGATCACACGATCGCGCTCCCGCTCCTCCGCGCCATCAACAAGAAGCACGGCCCGGTCGCCGTGCTCCACTTCGATGCGCACCTCGATACGTGGGACACGTACTTCGGCGCCCCCACGACGCACGGCACCCCGTTCCGCCGCGCATCCGAGGAGGGGCTCATCGACATGACGGCGTCGATGCACGGCGGCACCCGCGGCCCGCTCTACGGTAAGCAGGACCTCGAGGATGACGCGATGCTGGGCTTCCAGATCGTGACGAGCGAGTTCATCGAGGAGAACGGCGTGCCCGCCGCCCTCGAGAAGATCCGGAAGCGTGTCGGCGACAAGCCGCTCTACATCTCGATCGACATCGACGTGCTTGACCCGGCGCACGCGCCCGGCACCGGCACCCCCGAGGCGGGTGGCCTGACGAGCCGCGAGATGCTGCGGCTGATCCGCGGCCTCGCCGACCTGCACATCGTGGGCGCCGACGTCGTCGAGGTCGCTCCCGCGTATGACCACGCGCAGATCACTGCGGTCGCGGCGAGCCACGTCGTGTACGAGCTCGTGAGCGCCATGGCTGCGCGCGACTAA
- a CDS encoding thiamine pyrophosphate-binding protein encodes MPTQTPDTGQRIGGDVVLETLLALGARGVVGLPGQHALGLFDALRRSDLAYLSARVENNAGFMADGLARVTGDVAPLLLSTGPGALTSLAALQEAAASSIPVLAISAQIPVAGLGGGRHGYLHELPDQSASFRGVVKHVVTVRTMAQIPTAMAEAWRVAAAAPQGPVLVEVPQDILLASAHDVPVLSGATLAKTPAPLTPVAETVAHAAAALAAAERPVIFAGGGVVRAGAERELVALAERLDAPVVTTFSGKTALPWGHPLSAQGWIEDIATTEFLENADVLVIVGSGVGELSSNYHTFRPHGRVIQIEADLGKLGSNHPGIGIHADAKLALADLEAAVSAAGRESTPERRAAATASINTLLDTVLARVEGQGREAEIALVRGLREAIADDTKVYWDMTILAYWAWSAWDARGAEFASAQGAGGLGYGFPAALGAAFGRRILGETGSVLAVSGDGGALYGIAELAVAAQHDLPVVWLIVDDGGYGVLREYMEGAFGAATATELTRPNYVALAESFGIPAEQTTLADAPATVARALAAGGPRVVVLPAVLELFAPTHLDRLTGADGATA; translated from the coding sequence ATGCCCACTCAGACACCCGACACCGGACAGCGCATCGGCGGCGACGTCGTGCTCGAGACACTGCTCGCGCTCGGCGCGCGCGGTGTCGTCGGACTCCCCGGCCAGCATGCGCTTGGCCTGTTCGACGCGCTCCGTCGCTCAGACCTCGCCTACCTCAGCGCACGCGTCGAGAACAACGCCGGGTTCATGGCCGACGGCCTCGCCCGCGTGACGGGCGACGTCGCGCCGCTGCTGCTCTCGACGGGGCCCGGCGCGCTCACCTCGCTCGCCGCGCTGCAGGAGGCCGCGGCCTCCTCGATCCCCGTCCTCGCGATCAGCGCGCAGATCCCCGTCGCGGGGCTCGGCGGGGGCCGCCACGGCTACCTGCACGAGTTGCCCGATCAGTCTGCCTCGTTCCGCGGGGTCGTGAAGCACGTCGTGACCGTACGCACGATGGCGCAGATCCCGACGGCGATGGCCGAGGCCTGGCGGGTGGCAGCGGCCGCGCCGCAGGGTCCCGTGCTCGTCGAGGTGCCGCAGGACATCCTGCTCGCCTCCGCGCACGATGTTCCCGTGCTCTCGGGCGCGACCCTCGCGAAGACGCCAGCGCCGCTCACGCCAGTCGCGGAGACCGTCGCACACGCCGCGGCCGCCCTCGCCGCCGCCGAGCGCCCGGTAATCTTCGCTGGCGGTGGCGTCGTGCGCGCCGGAGCGGAGCGCGAGCTCGTCGCGCTCGCGGAGCGCCTCGACGCGCCAGTCGTCACGACGTTCAGCGGTAAGACCGCACTACCCTGGGGACACCCGCTCTCCGCGCAGGGGTGGATCGAGGACATCGCGACGACCGAGTTCCTCGAGAACGCCGACGTGCTCGTCATCGTCGGCAGCGGCGTCGGGGAGCTCTCCAGTAATTACCACACGTTCCGTCCGCACGGTCGCGTGATCCAGATCGAGGCCGATCTCGGCAAGCTCGGTTCGAACCACCCAGGCATCGGGATCCACGCCGACGCGAAACTCGCGCTCGCTGATCTCGAGGCCGCGGTCTCCGCGGCCGGTCGCGAGTCGACACCCGAGCGCCGCGCGGCGGCGACGGCGAGCATCAACACCCTGCTCGACACCGTCCTCGCCCGCGTCGAGGGCCAGGGCCGCGAAGCCGAGATCGCGCTCGTCCGCGGGCTGCGGGAGGCGATCGCTGACGACACGAAGGTGTACTGGGACATGACGATCCTCGCTTACTGGGCGTGGTCGGCCTGGGACGCCCGCGGCGCCGAGTTCGCGTCGGCGCAGGGCGCCGGCGGTCTCGGGTATGGCTTCCCCGCGGCGCTGGGCGCGGCGTTCGGCCGCAGGATCCTGGGGGAGACCGGGTCCGTCCTCGCCGTCTCCGGCGACGGTGGCGCGCTCTATGGCATCGCCGAGCTCGCGGTCGCGGCCCAGCACGACCTGCCGGTCGTGTGGCTCATCGTTGACGACGGCGGGTACGGCGTGCTTCGCGAGTACATGGAGGGCGCGTTCGGCGCGGCCACGGCGACCGAGCTCACCCGCCCGAACTACGTCGCGCTCGCCGAGTCGTTCGGCATTCCGGCCGAGCAGACGACGCTCGCGGACGCCCCCGCAACCGTCGCGCGTGCGCTGGCCGCTGGCGGCCCCCGGGTCGTGGTGCTGCCCGCAGTGCTTGAGCTCTTCGCGCCGACGCACCTCGACCGACTCACCGGCGCGGACGGAGCGACAGCATGA
- a CDS encoding sodium:solute symporter, with the protein MVLDYIIIAAYLVGILGVGYWGMKRSKSKSDYLVAGRRLGGFMYSGAMSAIVLGGASTVGGIGLGWEYGISGAWLVTCIGLGILVLSAFLAKRIVKLKVTTVTEMLDLRYGGSNGLISGIVMFLYTLMLTVTSTLAYATIFHVLFGISNVWGVVIGGSIVAIYSIMGGMWSITMTDVVQFVIKTVGMFLLLLPIALMTASDEAGGWAGIRERLGDSFFSPWSIGGMTIVTYVIVYTLGLLIGQDIWQRVVTARTPRVAKWGGIASGVYCLLYAFAGALIGMAARVLFPDMPNRDDAFAFMAQEMLPPGVRGIVLAAALSAMMSTASGALIASATVFTSDLMPAIRRVFGMKPKRAKIEDGHVAGDSLVSYRVTIFVLAGITMFISTLVTDVVAALTIAYDILVGGLLVAIVGGLFWKRGTRAGALASMLVGTVTVVVSMFIWGILANEPIYFSLLASLITYVIVSLCTKPVAPQVLDEWTHRLSLDDRTAVNDVVYTDVER; encoded by the coding sequence GTGGTCCTGGACTACATCATCATCGCCGCGTATCTCGTCGGCATCCTCGGCGTCGGCTATTGGGGCATGAAGCGCTCCAAGTCGAAGAGCGACTACCTCGTCGCCGGCCGCAGGCTCGGCGGCTTCATGTACTCGGGCGCGATGAGCGCCATCGTGCTCGGCGGCGCGTCGACGGTCGGCGGCATCGGCCTCGGCTGGGAGTACGGTATTTCGGGAGCCTGGCTCGTGACCTGCATCGGGCTCGGTATCCTCGTGCTCAGCGCGTTCCTCGCGAAACGCATCGTGAAGCTCAAGGTCACCACCGTCACCGAGATGCTCGACCTGCGTTACGGCGGGTCGAACGGGCTCATCTCGGGCATCGTGATGTTCCTGTACACGCTCATGCTCACCGTGACCTCGACGCTCGCCTACGCGACGATCTTCCACGTGCTGTTCGGCATCTCAAACGTCTGGGGCGTCGTCATCGGCGGCTCCATCGTGGCGATCTACTCGATCATGGGCGGCATGTGGTCGATCACCATGACCGACGTCGTGCAGTTCGTCATTAAGACGGTCGGCATGTTCCTGCTGCTGCTCCCGATCGCGCTCATGACGGCCTCGGACGAGGCGGGCGGCTGGGCCGGCATCAGAGAGCGCCTCGGCGACTCCTTCTTCTCGCCCTGGTCGATCGGTGGCATGACCATCGTCACCTACGTCATCGTCTACACCCTGGGACTGCTCATCGGGCAGGACATCTGGCAGCGCGTCGTCACCGCCCGCACCCCGCGCGTCGCGAAGTGGGGCGGCATCGCCTCCGGCGTCTACTGCCTGCTCTACGCATTCGCCGGCGCTCTCATCGGCATGGCCGCGCGCGTGCTGTTCCCCGACATGCCGAACCGCGACGACGCGTTCGCGTTCATGGCGCAGGAGATGCTGCCGCCCGGCGTCCGCGGCATTGTGCTCGCCGCGGCCCTGTCCGCGATGATGTCGACCGCGAGCGGCGCGCTCATCGCCTCGGCGACCGTCTTTACCTCCGACCTCATGCCGGCGATCCGCCGCGTGTTCGGGATGAAGCCGAAGCGGGCAAAGATCGAGGACGGCCACGTTGCCGGCGACAGTCTCGTCAGCTACCGCGTCACGATCTTCGTGCTCGCAGGTATCACGATGTTCATCTCGACCCTCGTCACCGACGTCGTCGCGGCGCTCACCATCGCGTACGACATCTTGGTCGGCGGCCTGCTCGTCGCGATCGTTGGCGGACTGTTCTGGAAGCGCGGTACCCGTGCCGGGGCTCTCGCGAGCATGCTCGTCGGCACCGTCACCGTCGTCGTCTCGATGTTCATCTGGGGCATCCTCGCCAACGAGCCGATCTACTTCAGCCTGCTCGCGAGCCTCATCACCTACGTCATCGTGAGCCTGTGCACGAAGCCCGTCGCGCCGCAGGTGCTCGACGAGTGGACGCACCGACTGAGCCTCGACGACCGCACCGCAGTGAACGACGTCGTCTACACGGACGTCGAACGCTAG
- a CDS encoding PucR family transcriptional regulator yields the protein MHDGPDYLDRATVPLATLLDEPTLQAELASPAPGVLRSDRALAARIRSTPVAAAIVIELDDPGQYMLPGDLLMVTGLAFSDDAEHDRDYVARLRASGVSALVFGLEPVHAAVPPTLLAACREANFPLIVLPPPIYFAAVTSIVNRALETERTRALEQMNTLARHLTEAVLQHRPAQRLVERLAAEPGSWAALRIGDELYLGGDVPDEVALAEVFAEFDERLRRPRGAKGGASTVFTTVRAGGAEYEVAAHEATPRTSRNRSVDGNAILTVARAPRLTRIDLTALQLAANLVGLLLQLPAAQSMAVDQLLMQLLMERHGSQLLGAERDRFARLLANSLGGGARTAHAVIAMRDPNAATSGDPVPVGETVASDTNWLRQLLHTPLVEHRSKQLRAFVASVPTQGEFQHARQLGWLLAVSRPHPLLELPSAMQEAEVLARAALHIGAHIDGTAPPAEASWPIGAAADPAVARAAAAHWLAPILTAESTEQRAALTVWLHQHGSWDRSARELGLHRNTVRRLVGEAQLRLGRDLDDPLERARVLLALTALGDDRASDSAEHTAAARGGGPS from the coding sequence GTGCACGACGGACCCGACTATCTCGACCGCGCGACGGTGCCGCTGGCGACGCTGCTCGACGAGCCCACGCTGCAGGCGGAGCTCGCCTCGCCGGCGCCCGGCGTGCTCCGCTCCGACCGCGCACTTGCCGCCCGCATCCGCAGCACCCCGGTCGCGGCGGCCATCGTGATCGAGCTCGACGACCCTGGCCAGTACATGCTGCCCGGCGACCTGCTCATGGTGACCGGTCTCGCGTTCTCTGACGACGCCGAACACGACCGCGACTACGTCGCGAGGCTGCGCGCGAGTGGGGTTTCCGCGCTCGTGTTCGGGCTCGAGCCTGTGCACGCGGCGGTCCCGCCGACCCTCCTCGCCGCCTGCCGCGAGGCAAACTTCCCGCTCATCGTGCTGCCTCCGCCGATCTACTTCGCGGCGGTCACGAGTATCGTCAACCGCGCCCTCGAGACCGAGCGCACTCGCGCGCTCGAGCAGATGAACACTCTCGCGAGACACCTCACCGAGGCGGTACTGCAGCACCGGCCCGCGCAGCGACTCGTCGAACGCCTCGCGGCGGAACCCGGGAGCTGGGCGGCGCTCCGCATCGGGGACGAGCTGTACCTCGGCGGTGACGTCCCTGACGAGGTCGCGCTCGCCGAGGTGTTCGCGGAGTTCGACGAGCGCCTCCGCCGCCCACGCGGCGCGAAGGGCGGCGCCTCAACGGTGTTCACGACCGTGCGCGCGGGCGGCGCCGAGTACGAGGTCGCCGCTCACGAGGCGACGCCACGCACGTCGCGCAACCGGAGTGTCGACGGCAACGCGATCCTGACCGTCGCCCGCGCGCCGCGCCTCACACGGATCGACCTCACGGCACTGCAGCTCGCCGCGAATCTCGTCGGCCTCCTGCTGCAGCTTCCGGCCGCGCAGTCGATGGCTGTCGACCAGCTGCTCATGCAACTGCTCATGGAGCGGCACGGCTCTCAGCTGCTTGGCGCCGAGCGTGACAGGTTCGCGCGGCTGCTTGCAAACTCGCTCGGCGGCGGCGCCCGGACGGCGCACGCCGTCATCGCGATGCGGGATCCAAACGCGGCGACCAGCGGGGATCCCGTCCCGGTCGGCGAGACCGTCGCGTCCGACACGAACTGGCTGCGCCAGCTCCTCCACACCCCGCTCGTCGAGCACCGCTCGAAGCAACTCAGAGCGTTCGTGGCAAGCGTGCCAACCCAGGGCGAATTTCAGCACGCCAGACAACTCGGCTGGCTCCTCGCCGTCAGCAGGCCTCACCCGCTGCTCGAACTCCCGAGCGCGATGCAGGAGGCGGAGGTGCTCGCGCGCGCCGCACTACACATCGGCGCACACATCGACGGCACCGCCCCGCCTGCGGAGGCGAGCTGGCCGATCGGGGCGGCCGCCGACCCGGCGGTTGCCCGCGCCGCTGCGGCGCACTGGCTTGCGCCGATCCTCACCGCGGAGTCAACCGAGCAGCGCGCGGCGCTCACGGTCTGGCTGCACCAGCACGGCTCGTGGGATCGCAGCGCCCGCGAGCTCGGCCTCCACCGCAACACCGTGCGGCGGCTCGTAGGAGAGGCCCAGCTGCGCCTCGGGCGCGACCTCGACGACCCGCTCGAGCGGGCGCGCGTGCTGCTCGCGCTCACGGCGCTCGGCGACGATCGCGCGAGCGACAGCGCCGAGCACACCGCCGCGGCGCGGGGCGGCGGTCCGAGCTAA
- a CDS encoding cyclase family protein — protein sequence MTNYVDLSHPLRTGMPGYPGDPTVEFASALTIASDGVAVERLSLGSHAGTHLDAPAHAVRGGRTVDAIPLDRLIGDALVLRAVAAADQRIGPADLAIPATLPGIVCIATGWDAHFGTAQALRHPVVTLELAETLWARGARVLALDTLSPDPTAQPDQGMPVHEYWLGLDGVIVENLRALAQIPDAVELSLVPLRLAGVDGSPIRAVARVG from the coding sequence ATGACGAACTACGTGGATCTCAGCCACCCGCTGCGGACCGGGATGCCCGGGTACCCGGGGGACCCGACGGTGGAGTTCGCGAGCGCCCTCACGATCGCGAGTGATGGCGTTGCCGTTGAGCGTCTCAGCCTGGGGTCGCACGCTGGGACTCACCTCGACGCTCCAGCGCACGCGGTGCGAGGCGGGCGGACGGTCGACGCGATCCCGCTCGATCGCCTCATCGGCGACGCGCTGGTGCTGCGCGCAGTCGCGGCAGCGGACCAACGGATCGGGCCCGCCGATCTGGCGATTCCCGCGACATTGCCTGGGATCGTGTGTATCGCAACGGGGTGGGACGCTCACTTCGGCACCGCGCAGGCGCTGCGGCATCCGGTCGTCACGCTGGAGCTTGCGGAAACGCTCTGGGCCCGCGGTGCCCGCGTGCTGGCGCTTGACACGCTGAGTCCCGACCCGACCGCACAGCCCGACCAGGGAATGCCGGTGCACGAGTACTGGCTCGGGCTCGACGGCGTCATCGTGGAGAACCTCCGCGCGCTCGCGCAGATCCCCGACGCCGTCGAGCTCTCGCTGGTCCCGCTTCGCCTCGCGGGCGTCGACGGCTCGCCGATCCGTGCCGTCGCGCGGGTCGGTTAG